DNA from Leptospira bandrabouensis:
TCGGAATGATTCAAAATATAAACGATTTCAGAATCAGTAATATCAGATCCACGTGGAACGTTTGCAGCTCCTGCAGTTAACACCGCACAATCGGCGATGATCCATTCCTTACGGTTGTCAGCAAGAACTCCAATGTGTTCTCTAGCCTTAACCCCTAATTCAATGAGGGCTTCTGCCAATGCGAGCCCGTCTTCGTAAAGTTCCTTGTAAGTGAGGGCTTGGTAATCCTTTTGGGCATTCTTGTACCAGAATGCGGGTCTTGGACCGAATTTTTCTGCGGATTCCTTATAAACTTCTGCTAGGTTATTTGCCATATCTCTCCATCTAAAAGCGGTCTTTATGATAGGCCCTACTTTCAGATGGTCAAGAGAAATTTAGGCAATTAGTCCCAGTGGAATCCTTCGCGTTGGTGTCCTTTTTTCAAATGGCGTTTGCGAATTTCGCGGAGTTTGGTCATTTGTTCGAGATTGAGTAGGTTGCGAGCTGCAAGTCCCATTTGTGGGAGCAGGGTTTCGTCTTGTGTGTTGGCTAAAAACTGGTTGGTCTTCGTAAAGGAGCTTTTAAACTCCAAATTCATATCGGGATAGAAATCCATACAAGCCTCCGTGCTTTCCGGTTTCCGGGGTATCTGTCTTTTAAGGTTTCTCACCATCCGTGGTAAGTAGCCTTTCCCCAATATATGTATCGCCGGAAAATGAATATCCTGAAGTAAAAAATTTTGCTTGTACTATTTTTTTTTCTCTGATTTTTGGTATTCGTTCATGACGATTCGATTGGAAAATTCTACTGGCAGACGAAGCGGGCGTTTCGTGGCTTATGAGTACGGGGAAGACCTATTTGGCACTCTGTATTTAAACAAATTTTCCGGTCGGGAAAAAGGTCGTCTCATCGACAAATGGAGATTAAATGACTTAGGAAGTCTCATCCGTGTTCTTGACACTGAGATTTCTCGCAGGGAAGAAGAAAATTACGAACGACCTCTTTTCCACTAATCCAACTTATCTGTTCCTAACCCAAAGGGAGAAACGTTACCAAAACAAAATCCAATTCCTTTCGCAAAAACTTAAAAAAGTTTCTGTATTTAGGTTTATCACTTTTTTCTCTTTTGTAGCAGCACTTCTATTTTGTTATCTGAGCCACCAAACTTGGAAAGAGTATGTATATTCACTTTTCATTCTTTTGCCTTTTCTATATTTAGTTCAGTTATATTCTAAACGCAAAATTCAAATCCAATATGCCAAAAAAACAAACTCATTGATTTTAGAAGAGCTGGCAAAACTCCGTGGTGAGTTTAAAAAAATCAAAACACGAGAAATTTGGGAGTATCCTGAAAGTGTCAGAAACCATCCCCTTTCGATTGATTTGGATCTTTGCACCAAACAAGGATTTTTGGGGATTTATGATACTACCATCACGGAAGTGGGATTTCAGACCTACCTCAAACGTTTTTTACAAGAACCCATCGAAGATCCAAAACTCCAATCCCGTGCCGAGGAAGTTCGAGACATTCTAAATAAAAATTCCACTTATGCCTACCATCTCCTGCGTAAGTTTTTAGTACCGGATACAGAACCTAACGAAAAAGTATCATTACCGCCAGTACAGAAGGAAGATTCCTTTTGGAAAAAAAGAAGGTTTTTAAAGGTTTTTTTCCCTATTTGGGGAGTATTTTCTCCGATTTATTTGGTTCTCGGATTGTTATTTGACTTACCCCTCCTCCCACTCTTTCTACTTGGGAATGGAATTTTGTTTGTGAGTTATCGCCGTGATTCCTTAAAACAATGGAAAGAGATTAAGGCACTATCTTCTGGTGCTACCCGGTTTCAAAAAACTTTTATTTATTTGGCAAAAGAAAGAAAAACCACCAAACAAATGATAGGTCAAATTTCCTCACTCGGTGATTCCTCCGAGTTACTCATTTCTCCCTTACCCCATCTGATATTAAATCTTTTATGTTTGTGGGATCTTTGGAAAATAAAATCCCTAGAAAAATGGAAAAATAAATTTGCAAATCTTTGGAATGATCTTCAAATTCAAATTTTAAAAACAGATTCCTTACTTCCTTTTGTGAATTTTGGTTTTTTGTTTCCAGAAGCTCGTTTTGCAGAACTCGCTCCACAAGGAACTATTAGTGCCGATAGTTTAGTCCATCCTCTCCTTCCAAAGTCAAGCCGAGTGTTTAATCCTCTCACCCCAATGGAACCGGGAGATCTAATGATTGTTACTGGGTCTAATATGAGTGGTAAAACTACTTACCTTAGATCTATAGCCATGTCTTTGTTACTTGCAGGTTCTGGAGCGCCAGTGCTCGGCTCTAATTTTAAATTTCCAAAATTTAAAATTCATACATTGATTCGTTCTCAAGATTCAATGGAGGACGGAGTTTCTTTTTTTTACAGCGAAGTAAGAAGATTGTCTTCGATCATCCAAACAGCAGAACATTCCGACCAAGTCCCCGTTTTATTTTTAGATGAAATTCTAAAAGGAACCAATTCTAAAGAACGTTATATTGCAACGAGAGAGATACTTTCTGTCTTAAGGGAAAAACAAACCATTGTATTTTTAACTACACATGATTTGAAACTGGCAGAAATTTCTTGGGCCAAAAGATTTCATTTCACTGAATTAGAAGTAGGTGGCCAAATGGATTTTGATTACAAAATTCGAAATGGGGTCTCCGGTTCCACAAACGCACTAAAAATTCTAAAAAAAGAAGGGATTCCGATTCGAAACGAAGAGGAGTAAAGGTTTTGGTTTAAAAACTATCAACCAAAGAAACTTTACTAAACTAGATTATTCGTCCGTTTTCCCTTCCTCATCTTTTCCACCAAACAGAGATTTAATTCCTCTCCAACCTTTTTGTACTCCGCCTGTAACATTATCCACGGCTTTGTTTACATATTCAGACATGGCAGATCCTGCAATTCCACCAACTGCAGCACCAGCAGGACTTGCTAAAAAAATTGTTCCTGCATAAACAGAACCAAGCCAAATAGGATCGATAAATGGCGTTGAAACTCCGTATGTTCCTCGATAAATAATAGGAAGTTTTAAGGCTCTTCCGGCAACTCCAGGAAAACCTACAGTGAATTTCATATCGATGTTCTTATTGAAAGCAATTTTGCCACCGCCAGAACCCGCAATTCCATCTGCTTTTAGATTAAAATTTGTAACTTCAATGGTTTCTTTTGCGTAACGGAAATCAAACTTGAGTTCGTTATACGGTGTTGCTCGACTAAAATCCACTTTTTTTAAATTGATTACACTTCCAATCGAACTGATTGGTTTTAAAATATTTGTATAACTTAACAATTCACCATTCTTTGCATTGATATTACCAGTGATTTGTAAGTTATTAACAAGTGTTTCTTCTGTATCAGCAGGCGAATTCAAAACAAATTCAGAATCTAACTTTCCTGTTATGGGAGAAATTTTAAAAAGATCGGATAAAATCGGTGCTATCGCTAAATTTTTAACATTCCCTTTGATTTCGAGGCCAGCGTTATTTCCCCATAAATAATGCCCTGTTCCAAGAGCCATTCCTTCATAAGCCCTTAATTCATATTTTGTGATATTTAATTTTCTTTTTGCATAATGAACATTTAATTTCAAAGAATCAGCATGAAAGTCTCCAGCATTTAGATTTCTTAAATTTAAATTCAAATACATATTCATTCGATTCACATAACCAGTGCTAGGAATGTCTCTTGTTAAAATGGATTTTTCAAAATCTGGATCGATCCAAATTTTTATTACTTTAATGATGCTTGGAACATCCAAATAATCGGAAGTTCCTTCAAATGAAATTGTTGGAGATAATGGAGGTTTTAAAAAGTTTACATATCCCGAACCATTTAACTTGGATTTTCCTTTCCAATCTACAACGATATTAGCAAATGACAACTTATCTTCGCGAATATCATAGTTCATGATTGTTGAAACTTGACCATCAGCAAAGGTTTTACCATCTCGCAATGCTAAATCACGAATATGCAATCGATCGACAACTGCATAAATTTTTGTATCGTCCCTTTTATAAAAGGGAATATTCCCAGTTGTTTTTAGAAATCTTAAATCCCCATACGTAAATATAATCAATATATCATGAAGATCGATTCCTTTTAAATTTTGAAATGAGAACTCACCCTCTAGTCTTGATGATTCATAACTCATTTCTTCAGTTACAAAAGTCATATTTGTACTGAATGAAATTGGTTCGTCATTTAACTTGCCATAGATATAAACATCCAAATTTCTAATCTTTCGATCTAATTGAAAACTAGTTTCCCAGAGATACAATTTGATATTACGAGAGTATAGTTTGTCTTCAAAGAGGATTGTGATGTTTTTGATTTCGATTTGGTTTACAAAGTTTGCAAAAACTTTTGAGAAATAATACTTTGTTTCTGATTCTGTTACTTCTTCAGTAGGATTTGGGGATTCTATTTTGGGTGGTTCCGATGGCGAAAGGATTCGTTCAAAAAGTGGAAAAGATTCGTCCTTTTCGCGCACAATTTCAACTGTCCCTGTATTGAGATAAATCTTTTTTATTTCTAGAGGTTTACCAATAAAGACACCATAATAAACTTCGATCCTAAGTTTGTGGACTTGAATCAACTCATCGTTATTTTTGGAAACCGTAACCCCTGAGAGTTCAATACCAGGAAAAGGAAAAAAAACAGGTTCTGAAGTTTGGTAGTTCACCTCAAGGCCTGTTAGTTGGTTTGTTGTCTCTAGAATTAAATTTTTATAATAGTCTGCATCTGCTATCAGTGGATACAGAATAAAAAACATAGTCATCGAAACTACAAAAATAGAAGTCAGCAAAATTTTACCGACAACGCCTTTGATTTTGTCACGAATGCTTAATTTCATTAGAATTCTATAACAAGGGGAAATGGCATTTTACTCTACGTGTTGGTGTAGGAAATGTTTCCACAGGTTCTTCCATTTTACAAATATCTTGAACCATAGGACATCTTGTATGGAATCTACAACCACGTGGTTTGTTCATCAAACTAGGAATTTCACCAACTAAAGGATGTGAAATTTTGGTTCTATCTTTAAGATCAAAACTAGCTGAGAACAATGCCTTTGTATAAGGATGTAATGGTTTTTGTGAGATCTCGTCACGACTACATTCCTCTACAATTTGTCCTAAATACATGACAGCGATTCGATCCGATACATGTTTTACTATGTTCAAGTCATGAGATATAAACAAATAAGATAGACCAAATTTCTCACGTAATAACAAAATATTATTAATTACTTGTGCTTGGGTAGAAATATCTAAAGCAGAAACTGCTTCATCGCAAACAACCAGACTTGGTTCTAAAATTAAAGCGCGAGCAATGGCAATCCTTTGTCTCTGCCCACCACTAAACTCATGAGGATAACGATGTAAAATATCTGCAGGCAAATTGACTTCCGCAAGTGCCTTTATTGCTTTTTCTTTTTTATCCGCAGCAGAATGATTGGAAAAATGAATTTGGAGACCTTCCGTAATAATTTCTTCGATCGTAAAACGAGGGTTTAGCGAAGAATATGGATCCTGAAAGACAACTTGGATTTTCCTTTTTAGTGCTTTTAATTTTTCTTTGGGAATGTTTTTAATTTCCTGATTCTCAAATTGGATGGATCCTGAATCAAAAGGTAATAAGGACAAAATGGCCCTTCCTATCGTAGATTTACCACAACCCGATTCACCAACGAGGCCTAGAATTTTTCCTTCTGGGATTGTAAAACTGACTCCTTCCACAGCAACAAGACGCTTAGTAGAAAAAGAAAGTGATTGGGATTGTTTATAAGAAACTACCAAATCTTTTACATTAAGCACTTTCCTTTCCTCCATATAAAAAACATTCTACTGACTGGTTATCAGATAAAGAAATAACCTTCGGAATCGACTCACTACAAATAGGTAGTTTATCATTACAGCGAGTATGGAATCGACAACCAGTTGGGTAAGATTTTGGAGAAGGAACAATTCCTTCAATGGTCACAAGTTTTTTGCCAATGTTTTCATGTGTTGGGTAAGCAGCGATTAATGCTTGTGTATAAGGATGTTTTGGGGTATCAATGATTTGACCTACACTTCCTTGTTCAATGATCCGTCCTGCATACATCACGGCAATCCGATCTGCTATATGACTAACAAGTCCAATGTCATGGGAAATAAACAGTACTGACATCCCATTTTCTTTTCGTAAGTCTTTTAGAAGTTCTATCAATTGTAATTGGATGGTAACATCAATGGCGCTTGTTGGTTCATCTGCGATTAAAACTTTAGGATCACACATAAGTGCCATTGCAATACAAACTCTTTGTAACATACCACCCGAAAATTGATTCGGATACTGCCCTAACCTAAGTTTGGCATCGGTAATCCCTACTCTTTCCAATAAGTAAATTGCCTTTTCTTCTGCCTCTTTTTTGGAACCAAGACCATGTAATAAAAAACCTTCAGTGAGTTGAGCCCCAATTTTATGAAGAGGATTTAAGGCAGAAAAAGGTTCCTGAAATACATAAGAAATCTTTTTTCCTCTGACAGACATTAGGTGCTCGGAAGACATTTTGAGTAAATCATGTTCTTCAAATAAAATTGATCCGGTAGGATACAATGTGGTATTAGATGGCAACAACTTTGTGAGTGCCAAACTTGTAATCGATTTTCCGCAACCAGATTCGCCGACAAGAGCTAAGGTTTCGCCCTTTGCCAGATAAAAATTAACATTATCAACTATAGGTAAAATTCCATCGTCAGTTTTGATTTGGATGGTAAGGTCATTTACTTGGATGGCTTTATCAATTTCTTTCATTCGTAAGCCACCTTGTCTTTGGGATCAAATGCATCACGGAGTCCTTCCCCAACAAATGCTGAAAACAAAATCGTTAAAAATAATGCCACAGAAGGAAAGGTAATCAACCACCATGCCGTTAACCTCTCTCTTCCTTGCCCGATCAGCTCACCCCAGGAAGGATTCGGTGCGGGAATACCATATCCCAAAAAGTCCAAAGCAGAAAGAACGGAAATGGCAGAGATTAGAATAAAAGGTAAGAAGGTGACAAGTGGTGTAATCGAATTTGGCAACAAATGTCGCATAATGATGGAAAACGAAGAGGCACCTAAAGTTTTTGCTGCATCAACAAACTGCTGGTTGCGAAGTTTTAAAAACTCACCTCTCATATAATAACTTAACCCTATCCAACTCAACGAACCATAGGTAACAATAAGGACCATAAACCCTCTTCCAAAAAAAGAACCCATGATTAGAATCAGATATAAAAATGGAATCGCAGAAAGTATTTCGATGATTCGTTGTAAAAATAAATCCAATCTGCCCATAAAATATCCTTGGATCCCTCCGATAATGGAAGCTAAAAGAATCTCAACAATGATCAAAATTAAACTAAATGTCATCGCAATTCTATATCCATAGATGATTCGAGTAAAAACATCCCTACCCCTATCATCTGTACCCATCCAATGGCGTAAGTTTGGTTTTGATGGAGGATTGGTTCCTTCTTCTAAACTATCTAAATTGTCTTCATTGACTCCAAAAGGAATGGGAGGGAATATCATATAGTTTGAAGAGTTTGTAAATTGTTCTTGTCTGTTTAATTTTTTATAATTTGGCTCTGTTAAATTATTTCCGCCAAATTTTGTTTCTGGATAAAAACTAAAAATAGGAAAAGAAACACTTCCTTCAAATACCACAAAAAGTGGTTTGTTGTTTATGAGTAATGGAGAAAACAAAGACAAAATATAAGTGTAAAAAAGTATTAACATCGAGTAATAAGCTCGTTTATTTTTTTTAAACTTCTCCCACTTACGAACGTTTGCCGGATTTGAAATAAAGTTCATTCGAAGTCAATCCTCGGATCAATGAGTATATAACAAAAGTCAGAGACTATCTTTCCAATTAGGCCGAGAAAACTTTGAGTTAAAAGTAAACCCATCATAAGATCTGTATCCCTTTCTCTTACAGCTTCAAAACTTAAAAGACCCATCCCATCGATATTAAAAACCAACTCAATGAACAACGATCCAGAGAAAATTAAAGTTAAATTACTTCCGAAACCTGTGGCGATAGGAATGAGTGAATTACGAAAAGCATGATGAAAAATGGAATCCGAAAAACTTAGTCCCTTCGAAACCGCAGTCCTAACATATTCTTTAGCAATTTGATCGAGTAGACTGTTTTTCATGAGTAGTGTAAGAACAGCAAAACTTCCAACCACATAACAAATCACAGGTAAAAACATATGCATTAAGCGGTCTTTTACCTTTCCCCAAAAACTCAATTCTTCGTAAAAGTCTGAAACTTCGTGGCCCAATGGGAAAAAGGAAAAAACTTCTCCCGATGCAAATAAATACAAAAGTAACATCGCAAAAGCAAAAACAGGAAGTGAATATGTGAAAAAGATTATAAAACTAGAAATAAAATCAAATCGACTCCCTTCCTTTAATGCTTTTTGAATTCCAAGAGGAATACAAATTAAATAAGTCAGAAAGAAACCTGATAAACCAAAGAATAATGAAATGGGAAGTTTTTCTACTATGAGGTCGGATACTTTACGTGAGTGTAATCTTGACTCACCCAAATCAAATTGAACAATTTGTTTAAGCCAAAGTAAATAGGCAACTGGTGCTGGTTTGTCTAAATGAAGTCTTTGTTTGATGAGTTCAATTTCTTCCTGCGAAATTTGTTTGGTAGAAGCACCAGCTAAATTCCCAGAACCTTTTAGTTTTGCAATTTCGCTATTGAGTGGGCCACCCGGTGCAAAATGGGAGATCAAAAATACAAGGAAAGTGATTCCAAGTAAAGTAGGAAAGATAAGCAAAAAACGTTTTAGAAAATATTTCCACATGTCTTAAAACTCCCACCAGTCTTTTGACTTTTTGTAACCTTTCAATTCTAAATATCCTTTGGCTGATTTTTTTTGACTTAGATCTTCGGCCTCCACTCCACCTTCCCAATAGATTGTGGATGTGGTTTTACTTCCATCAAACTCTTGTTCATTGAAAATGGGAGAAACCTTCCATTCCCCACCAGGAAACTTGATTTTCCAGTGGAGTGGGTATTCTATTTTTGTAACAGGACTTTTCCAGTAATGTCCAATGGGTTCCATTTGGATTTGCCCAGGTTCTTTCCAGTAAGTGGTTTTTCCTTCAGGATTTCGATAGGTTCCAAAAATTTCAGGAAAAGCTGAGTTAGATTCTCGAAACCGAAAAAAAACATAATCTCCACCGAGACTGTCCGAAAGACAAATCCAATCCCAACCCGTTTCGCCTGTAGCAAGTGTAGGTAAGGACTTTGATTTTTTTTCGCTCCATTCGTGGTCCATCCAAGAAGTTCCAGAAACAATGGTTTCCTGTTTTCCGTTCAGAACTAAATGTCCTGTTGTGATAAGTCTCGGATAACTATAATAATACGAAAAGATATTGGGGTTTCTGTTCGACTTAATGGAAATACCATCTTTACCATGAACTAAAATCTTTCCGCTGCCTTTTAAGTCCAAATCGATACTCAAATTTTTTGATTTTGACCCAGCTGTTAAATGAAATTTATCTTTGGAAATAATATTTAAATGATAGTCTCCACTATAAATGAATTGATCTGAATAACCAGAAAGATCACCTATACTTCGTTTGATGGTCTGCGATGTTTTGTGTTTTTTATTTGAAAAATCAGAAATTGCAAAATGAACAGGAAAAATTTCGGCTTCCCAATCCGAATCATCAGAAAGTTTTAAACGAAAAAAAGACAATTCATATCCATATTGATTCCCGGTAGCAGACTCCAGAAAACCAACAAAGTAACACCATTCCAATCCGAATTCAGAATGAAAACTATGGTCTTTTGGGAAGGTAAAATGAAAAAAACAAAAAGAAAGGATTAAAATTTTTACTCTATTCATCAGGTAAAGATTCCCACTTCTTCTCAAGTGGTAGGATATGAAGATATGTTTCTTCAATTCGTTTCATTTTTTCAATTACATCTTTCATTTTTTTCTTTTGATTTAACTTTCGATACAACTGAGCCAGGTTATATAAATTAGATAGGTTAGAGTCATTAATGGAATGTGCTTTTTTCCATTCGATTTCTGCTTTTTCATACATTTCGACTTGGTAGTAACAATAACCAAGAACGGAATGTGATTTAAAATGATTGGTTTTGAATTTATTGTATGATTCCAACAAACTAATGGCTTTTTCAAAGTTTCCACTATACGCAAGAGCTTTCCCGTAAGAAAGTTGTGTGTCTAATTCTCGTGGCAAAATCTGGTGAGCTTGTTCATAAAAATCGACAGCTTCCGAGAATTGTTTTTTATGGTAAGCCTCATCACCCTTGGCCTTAATCAAATTAAATTCGGGAAGCATAGGTGAAAGTTGAAGTCCAAGTAAAGTGATATCATCCATTGGGTCTGTGCCCATTGTAAATTCTTTGTGATTGGTTAGAATGGTTTCCACAGTTTCCTGAATGGATTTCTCTGCACAAGATTCAATGATATGAATGAGTTTCTC
Protein-coding regions in this window:
- a CDS encoding MutS-related protein, with the protein product MQIQYAKKTNSLILEELAKLRGEFKKIKTREIWEYPESVRNHPLSIDLDLCTKQGFLGIYDTTITEVGFQTYLKRFLQEPIEDPKLQSRAEEVRDILNKNSTYAYHLLRKFLVPDTEPNEKVSLPPVQKEDSFWKKRRFLKVFFPIWGVFSPIYLVLGLLFDLPLLPLFLLGNGILFVSYRRDSLKQWKEIKALSSGATRFQKTFIYLAKERKTTKQMIGQISSLGDSSELLISPLPHLILNLLCLWDLWKIKSLEKWKNKFANLWNDLQIQILKTDSLLPFVNFGFLFPEARFAELAPQGTISADSLVHPLLPKSSRVFNPLTPMEPGDLMIVTGSNMSGKTTYLRSIAMSLLLAGSGAPVLGSNFKFPKFKIHTLIRSQDSMEDGVSFFYSEVRRLSSIIQTAEHSDQVPVLFLDEILKGTNSKERYIATREILSVLREKQTIVFLTTHDLKLAEISWAKRFHFTELEVGGQMDFDYKIRNGVSGSTNALKILKKEGIPIRNEEE
- a CDS encoding AsmA family protein, which codes for MKLSIRDKIKGVVGKILLTSIFVVSMTMFFILYPLIADADYYKNLILETTNQLTGLEVNYQTSEPVFFPFPGIELSGVTVSKNNDELIQVHKLRIEVYYGVFIGKPLEIKKIYLNTGTVEIVREKDESFPLFERILSPSEPPKIESPNPTEEVTESETKYYFSKVFANFVNQIEIKNITILFEDKLYSRNIKLYLWETSFQLDRKIRNLDVYIYGKLNDEPISFSTNMTFVTEEMSYESSRLEGEFSFQNLKGIDLHDILIIFTYGDLRFLKTTGNIPFYKRDDTKIYAVVDRLHIRDLALRDGKTFADGQVSTIMNYDIREDKLSFANIVVDWKGKSKLNGSGYVNFLKPPLSPTISFEGTSDYLDVPSIIKVIKIWIDPDFEKSILTRDIPSTGYVNRMNMYLNLNLRNLNAGDFHADSLKLNVHYAKRKLNITKYELRAYEGMALGTGHYLWGNNAGLEIKGNVKNLAIAPILSDLFKISPITGKLDSEFVLNSPADTEETLVNNLQITGNINAKNGELLSYTNILKPISSIGSVINLKKVDFSRATPYNELKFDFRYAKETIEVTNFNLKADGIAGSGGGKIAFNKNIDMKFTVGFPGVAGRALKLPIIYRGTYGVSTPFIDPIWLGSVYAGTIFLASPAGAAVGGIAGSAMSEYVNKAVDNVTGGVQKGWRGIKSLFGGKDEEGKTDE
- a CDS encoding ABC transporter ATP-binding protein, which produces MLNVKDLVVSYKQSQSLSFSTKRLVAVEGVSFTIPEGKILGLVGESGCGKSTIGRAILSLLPFDSGSIQFENQEIKNIPKEKLKALKRKIQVVFQDPYSSLNPRFTIEEIITEGLQIHFSNHSAADKKEKAIKALAEVNLPADILHRYPHEFSGGQRQRIAIARALILEPSLVVCDEAVSALDISTQAQVINNILLLREKFGLSYLFISHDLNIVKHVSDRIAVMYLGQIVEECSRDEISQKPLHPYTKALFSASFDLKDRTKISHPLVGEIPSLMNKPRGCRFHTRCPMVQDICKMEEPVETFPTPTRRVKCHFPLL
- a CDS encoding ABC transporter ATP-binding protein, with translation MKEIDKAIQVNDLTIQIKTDDGILPIVDNVNFYLAKGETLALVGESGCGKSITSLALTKLLPSNTTLYPTGSILFEEHDLLKMSSEHLMSVRGKKISYVFQEPFSALNPLHKIGAQLTEGFLLHGLGSKKEAEEKAIYLLERVGITDAKLRLGQYPNQFSGGMLQRVCIAMALMCDPKVLIADEPTSAIDVTIQLQLIELLKDLRKENGMSVLFISHDIGLVSHIADRIAVMYAGRIIEQGSVGQIIDTPKHPYTQALIAAYPTHENIGKKLVTIEGIVPSPKSYPTGCRFHTRCNDKLPICSESIPKVISLSDNQSVECFLYGGKESA
- a CDS encoding ABC transporter permease subunit, encoding MNFISNPANVRKWEKFKKNKRAYYSMLILFYTYILSLFSPLLINNKPLFVVFEGSVSFPIFSFYPETKFGGNNLTEPNYKKLNRQEQFTNSSNYMIFPPIPFGVNEDNLDSLEEGTNPPSKPNLRHWMGTDDRGRDVFTRIIYGYRIAMTFSLILIIVEILLASIIGGIQGYFMGRLDLFLQRIIEILSAIPFLYLILIMGSFFGRGFMVLIVTYGSLSWIGLSYYMRGEFLKLRNQQFVDAAKTLGASSFSIIMRHLLPNSITPLVTFLPFILISAISVLSALDFLGYGIPAPNPSWGELIGQGRERLTAWWLITFPSVALFLTILFSAFVGEGLRDAFDPKDKVAYE
- a CDS encoding ABC transporter permease subunit — its product is MWKYFLKRFLLIFPTLLGITFLVFLISHFAPGGPLNSEIAKLKGSGNLAGASTKQISQEEIELIKQRLHLDKPAPVAYLLWLKQIVQFDLGESRLHSRKVSDLIVEKLPISLFFGLSGFFLTYLICIPLGIQKALKEGSRFDFISSFIIFFTYSLPVFAFAMLLLYLFASGEVFSFFPLGHEVSDFYEELSFWGKVKDRLMHMFLPVICYVVGSFAVLTLLMKNSLLDQIAKEYVRTAVSKGLSFSDSIFHHAFRNSLIPIATGFGSNLTLIFSGSLFIELVFNIDGMGLLSFEAVRERDTDLMMGLLLTQSFLGLIGKIVSDFCYILIDPRIDFE
- a CDS encoding carotenoid 1,2-hydratase — translated: MNRVKILILSFCFFHFTFPKDHSFHSEFGLEWCYFVGFLESATGNQYGYELSFFRLKLSDDSDWEAEIFPVHFAISDFSNKKHKTSQTIKRSIGDLSGYSDQFIYSGDYHLNIISKDKFHLTAGSKSKNLSIDLDLKGSGKILVHGKDGISIKSNRNPNIFSYYYSYPRLITTGHLVLNGKQETIVSGTSWMDHEWSEKKSKSLPTLATGETGWDWICLSDSLGGDYVFFRFRESNSAFPEIFGTYRNPEGKTTYWKEPGQIQMEPIGHYWKSPVTKIEYPLHWKIKFPGGEWKVSPIFNEQEFDGSKTTSTIYWEGGVEAEDLSQKKSAKGYLELKGYKKSKDWWEF